A part of Liolophura sinensis isolate JHLJ2023 chromosome 1, CUHK_Ljap_v2, whole genome shotgun sequence genomic DNA contains:
- the LOC135477401 gene encoding uncharacterized protein C7orf50 homolog: MQKEKQTHECIISDVSDGHLQKKKKKKRRGDDGSKAVDQSTDPENYSKKTRKRKQTHSNLEEIFVSPKSGPDQIQSNISEENGDVQIDDEECSVKKRKNRKRHLTDNVSTESERNEEITDKSIVIRTERESVNPVKRKKNKKKDKTQRLSQCEETTVNDDKESCQDANSPKNSDELEEIRRQERKQKKKNKKLKKLKQKDVKSTSEFSEVGPNACQLALDYLSHWEKDREHWRFQKVRQVWLLQNMYDANKVNNSSFKTLLLYLDGLKGRSRETTVKKAEDIIAHDEDSDADTKDVSKVKLERARQLIQVLT, from the exons ATGCAAAAAGAGAAGCAAACACATGAATGCATCATTTCCGATGTATCTGATGGCCATTTgcaaaagaagaagaagaaaaaaagaagagggGATGATGGATCCAAAGCAGTGGATCAGTCAACAGACCCAGAAAATTACAGCAAGAAAACGAGGAAGCGGAAACAAACCCATAGCAATCTAGAAGAAATCTTTGTGTCGCCAAAATCTGGTCCAGATCAGATACAAAGTAATATTTCAGAAGAAAACGGTGATGTGCAAATAGATGATGAAGAGTGTTCAgtgaagaaaagaaagaatagaaaaagacatttgactGATAATGTGAGCACTGAATCAGAAAGGAATGAGGAAATAACTGACAAAAGCATTGTAATTAGGACTGAGAGAGAGAGTGTGAACCCAGTAAAAAGgaagaagaacaagaaaaaagataaaacacaAAGGCTTTCACAGTGTGAAGAAACAACTGTAAATGATGACAAAGAAAGTTGTCAAGATGCGAATAGTCCAAAGAATTCAGATGAGTTGGAGGAAATAAGGAGACAAGAAAGGAAgcaaaaaaagaagaacaaaAAACTCAAGAAGCTGAAGCAGAAGGATGTGAAAAGCACATCAGAGTTCAGTGAGGTTGGGCCAAATGCTTGTCAGCTAGCATTGGATTATTTATCACATTGGGAGAAGGATCGCGAACACTGGCGATTTCAGAAAGTGCGACAAGTTTGGCTCTTACAAAACATGTATGATGCAAACAAG GTGAACAATTCTTCCTTTAAAACCTTGCTGCTTTACTTGGATGGATTGAAAGGAAGATCAAGAGAGACAACCGTGAAGAAAGCAGAGGACATCATAGCTCATGATGAAGATTCTGATGCTGACACAAAAG ATGTATCTAAGGTTAAACTGGAGAGAGCCAGACAGTTGATCCAAGTCCTGACCTGA